Part of the Pseudomonas chlororaphis genome, GAAAAAGAATTCGCTATCCCGGTAACCGTACGCCATCCGCTTGATGACCTTTATTCGATTGTTTATTCCTTCCAACTGACCGGTGTGCATCGGCCAGCGAACCCGGCTCACGATGCCCCGCCAGTAACCCTTTAGCCGTTTGGCGAACTGGATCAGAGCCGGTATTTCGCTTTCATGCGCATGACGCAGCCATTGCTTCCAGGCCGCTCGCCAACCCCAGGCAGTACTCGGCGTCCAGAGTGTTTTGAGTTCAGCCTTCATCAAATAGACCGTCATCAACGCTTGGTTGGCCGCCAGCAGATCCTCCAGGCGGACCTGTTGCTCCGGTGTTTTCAAGTTCTGCGGATTGCGCAGCAACAGCCATCGCGCCTGCTTGATGACCTTGCGGGCAGGCTTGTCGTGCAAAGATCGCCAAGGGCGAATTCAAACTGATCCTGCCCTATGCGTTGCCGTTGACACTGGGCAATGACCTGGCCGGCGTGGTGCTCAGCGTCGGCGCGGCGGTACGACGCTTCAAGCCGGGGGACGAAGTCTACGCTCGCCCGCCCCAGCAACGTATCGGCACCTTCGCCGAGCGGATTGCCGTGCACGAAGACGCACTGGCGCGCAAACCCGACAACATCACCATGGAGCAAGCCGCGGCCCTGCCCCTGGTCGCGCTCACGGCGTGGCAGGTGCTGGTGGAAACCGCGAAGCTGAAGAAAGGCCAGAAAGTGTTCATTCATGCGGGCTCAGGCGGGGTGGGCAGTATCGCCATCCAGTTGGCCAAGCATTTGGGCGCTTTTGTCGCGACCACCACCAGCACCGCCAATGTGGAGTGGGTCAAAGCGTTGGGCGCAGATGTGGTGGTCGACTACAAACAGCAAGCCTTCGAGACCGTGCTGCGGGATTACGATGTGGTGCTGAACAGCCTGGGCCCAGATGCGCTGGCCAAGTCACTGAAGATTCTCAAGCCCGGCGGTCAGCTCATCTCCATCTCCGGCCCACCGACGCCCGCCTTCGCCCGCGGCCAGAACCTGCCCTGGTTATTGGGCCTGGTCATGGGTGTGTTGAGCAGCAGTATCCGCAGGAAAGCGCGCAAGCAAGGCGTGAGCTATGACTTTGTCTTCATGCGGGCCAGTGGCGCGCAACTGGATGAAATCACCACGCTGGTCGAGTCGGGGATTATCCGGCCGGTCATCGACCGAACCTTCCCTTTCGAATCCACAGCCGCGGCCCTGGACTACGTCGAACAAGGCCGTGCCAAAGGCAAAGTGGTGATCACGATGGAGACGGCACCGCCCGACGCACACCCAGCCGGCTGATCCACACCGCCCCCAGAATCACCAGACCGCCCAGGGCCAAACGACCCAGCGGTTCGTGCTGGTTCCAGATCAGCAGGTTCAGCAGCAACCCCACCGGCACATGCAGGTTGTTCATCACCGCCAGGGTGCCGCCATTGACCAGGCAGGCGCCCTTGTTCCACCAGTACATGCCCAGCGCGGTACTGACCACTCCGAGGAACACCAGCACGCCCCATTGCAGCGGCGCTTGCGGCAGGAAGTCAGCCTTGGCGAACAGCAGGAACGCCGGCAACACCACCATAACTCGTCCATCACCAGGCGTCGCGGTTGCGCCTTTGGCAAAACGCTCAACGCCGCTTGCAAGGCTCGACGCTCCAGCAACCGAACGGTGTCCCAATGCAGCCCGAACAGTTGAGCCACGTGCAGTGTGGGGAGGCGTTCGCAGGCCTGAATGACCGCCTCGGCCAAACGGCGCGTCATGCGGGCATAGCGGTCCAGCCAACTGACGGCCTCCATGCGTTTACCGCAGTCACGACAGCCCACCCGCCTGAGCAACACGCTCAGGCGTACCGCACGACCGAGAATCGGCAGGTCACGAACGGTACGCTCGCAATACTCATGAGTGGTTGAACAGGGTTTCTGGCACCCGCCGCAGGATGGGAATCGGGTGGGATGGGGAATCAGATCGATTTGTAGATCGTCGCCATCAGGCTTGATCGTGACGACAGAAAAGCCCTCCCAAAAAGGAAGGAAAGTATTAATATCGCGCATAAGAACGCCGGTTTGTTAGATGTGTTTGCTCGCACGAACATCATCAATCAAATCGGCGTTCTTGTTTCTGTGGTTCCCGGGATTCCGTGAAGAACCAAAAAAAAGCCCGATCTCGCCAGGGCGTTCAATCGGGCTGATGCACTCAGGAGCAATAAGTGCAAAGGGAGGTTCGATGCGCAAAACGGTTTGAAGGGAAGCGCCAGGTCACTAGACCACCTGGCGATTACCCGAGGATTAACG contains:
- a CDS encoding NADPH:quinone oxidoreductase; translated protein: MVLSVGAAVRRFKPGDEVYARPPQQRIGTFAERIAVHEDALARKPDNITMEQAAALPLVALTAWQVLVETAKLKKGQKVFIHAGSGGVGSIAIQLAKHLGAFVATTTSTANVEWVKALGADVVVDYKQQAFETVLRDYDVVLNSLGPDALAKSLKILKPGGQLISISGPPTPAFARGQNLPWLLGLVMGVLSSSIRRKARKQGVSYDFVFMRASGAQLDEITTLVESGIIRPVIDRTFPFESTAAALDYVEQGRAKGKVVITMETAPPDAHPAG